DNA from Pseudocitrobacter corydidari:
AACACATGGCAGCAACTTTTCCGGGCGTTTGCGCCGTGGTTCCGGCGGCCGGATTTGGTCGCCGCATGCAAACGGACTGCCCGAAACAATATCTCTCAATCGGTAACAAAACGATTCTCGAACATTCGGTGGATGCGCTGCTGGCAAATGCGCGCGTCCAGCGGGTGATCATCGCCGTCTCTCCCGGAGACGAGCGCTTCAGCCAACTCTCACTGGCACAGCATCCGCAAATTACCGTCGTTGACGGTGGCGCCGAACGTGCCGATTCCGTGCTTTCAGGCCTGAAAGCCGCTGGCAATGCCGAATGGGTGCTGGTGCACGATGCCGCACGCCCTTGTTTACATCAGGATGACCTGGCGCGTCTTCTGGCGCTGTGCGAAACCAGCCGCGTCGGCGGTATTCTGGCCGCGCCGGTGCGCGATACCATGAAACGCGCGGAGCCCGGCAAATCTGCGATTGCCCATACGGTTGACCGCAACGATCTGTGGCACGCCCTTACGCCGCAGTTTTTCCCCCGCGAATTACTCTTCGATTGCCTGACCCGGGCGCTCAACGAAGGCGCAATCATCACCGATGAAGCCTCGGCGCTGGAATATTGTGGTTTTCATCCGGCGCTGGTCGCCGGACGCGCTGATAATATTAAAGTGACAC
Protein-coding regions in this window:
- the ispD gene encoding 2-C-methyl-D-erythritol 4-phosphate cytidylyltransferase, with the translated sequence MAATFPGVCAVVPAAGFGRRMQTDCPKQYLSIGNKTILEHSVDALLANARVQRVIIAVSPGDERFSQLSLAQHPQITVVDGGAERADSVLSGLKAAGNAEWVLVHDAARPCLHQDDLARLLALCETSRVGGILAAPVRDTMKRAEPGKSAIAHTVDRNDLWHALTPQFFPRELLFDCLTRALNEGAIITDEASALEYCGFHPALVAGRADNIKVTRPEDLALAEFYLTRSGHQEKA